CGGCGAAGGGCTACATGCAGCACGAGCGTCAGACCCTGGAAAGCGTGGTGCAGGCGCGCAACCTCGCGCGCGGCGCGTCGGGCGTGGGCGAGCAGTCCAAGGCCGAAAGCGGCCTCAGCCAGGCGCTGAACAATTTCTTCGTGGTGGTCGAGCAGTACCCCGACCTGAAGGCAAACCAGAACTTCCTCCAGATTCAGGAGGAGCTGACCAGCACGGAGAACCGCATCGGTTTCGCCCGCCAGGCGTACAACGACGCGGTGATGACCTTCAACAACAAGGTCGAGATGTTCCCGGGCAACCTGGTCGCGGGCGCGTTCAGCTTTCCCAAGGCGGAGTTCTTCGAGATAGAGAACGCCGCCGAGCGGGATGTGCCCAAGGTCAGTTTTTCCTGACCGCGCGGGCGGGGTGACCGGCCATGTTTGAACTCATCCGGGCCAACAGGCGCCGCTCCGCGGCGCTGCTGCTGGTGATGCTGCTCCTGATGCTGGGGGTGGGCTACGCCATCGGCTTCGCCGTGCTTCCGGGGGTGGGCTCGGCGGACATGGCCCTGAACGGAAGCGCGCTGCGTTTCACCTTTGCGCCGGGCGGCCTGCTGGGCATGGGGGTCGCGCTGCTGGTGTGGGCGGTGCAGGCGCTGGCCGCCTACGGCGGTGGCGACCGCATGCTGATGGCGGCCAGCGGCGCGCGGAAAATCCAGAAAGCGGACCACCCGCAGCTCTTCAACGTGGTCGAGGAGATGTCCATCGCCGCGGGCCTGCCGAAACCGCCCGATGTCTACATCATCGAGGACATGGGGCTGAACGCCTTCGCGGCGGGGCGCAGCCCGGAGCACGCCTCGGTCGCCGTCACGGCCGGGCTGCTGGGCAAATTGAACCGGGACCAGTTGCAGGGGGTGATCGCCCACGAAATCAGCCACATCGTCCACCGCGACGTGCTGTTCATGACCATGATGGGCGTCATGGCGGGCACGATCATCATGCTGACGGACCTCTTTTTCCGCGTCACCTGGCACAGCGCGCGCATGTCCTCCACCCGGCGCTACAGCTCCTCGCGGAACAAGGGCGGCGGCTACCAGCTCGTGCTGCTGGCGGTGGCGCTGGTGCTGATGATACTCGCGCCCCTGCTGGCGCAGTTGATCTACTTCGCCTGTTCCCGCCGCCGCGAATATCTGGCCGATGCGGGCGGGGCGGTGTTCACCCGCTACCCAGAGGGGCTCGCCTCCGCGCTGGAAATCATTTCCGGAAAAGCCGCGCTGGAAAACACCAACCGGGTCATCGCGCCCATGTACATCATCAACCCCCTGGAATCTGGAAAGCGCATGTTCGCTTCCCTTTCCAGCACCCACCCCCCGGTGGAAAAACGCATCGCCATACTGCGCGGCATGGCCGGGGGCGTGTCCTATAAAAAATACGCGGAATCCTGGGGACGGATGGAGGGCGCAAGGGCCGCACGCATGCCCGCCGCGGCCCTGGCCGAATCGGAACGCCCCCAAGTGGCACCCGCAGGGGCTGGCTTGGGGCCTGTGGAGACTTTTCCCGGCGCCGTGGCCCCGGCAGTCCAGCCTGTGCCCGCTGTCGAGACTCCGGAGGTGCGCGTGGCACGGGCGCGGCAGGCGGGGGACCTGCTGCGAAAACTCAACCAGTTCCGCTTCATTGACTGCGCCTGCGGTCTGCGCTTCAAGATTCCCCCGGAATACCCCCACGCCCGCGTGAAATGCCCGCGCTGCGGGGCCGTCCACCAAGTTATGGACGTGAAAACCGGCTGAAACGGACGCTCACGTTCCGTCATTCGGGAACAGGCGGCCCCCGGACTGCGGAATTTCAGGGGTGCCGCGCCCGTTATCTGATATACT
The genomic region above belongs to Candidatus Hydrogenedentota bacterium and contains:
- a CDS encoding LemA family protein, with translation MMIPLLVIVAAGVMLALWAMGVYNTLVRLRNAVKNAWSQIDVQLKRRHDLIPNLVETAKGYMQHERQTLESVVQARNLARGASGVGEQSKAESGLSQALNNFFVVVEQYPDLKANQNFLQIQEELTSTENRIGFARQAYNDAVMTFNNKVEMFPGNLVAGAFSFPKAEFFEIENAAERDVPKVSFS
- a CDS encoding M48 family metallopeptidase; protein product: MFELIRANRRRSAALLLVMLLLMLGVGYAIGFAVLPGVGSADMALNGSALRFTFAPGGLLGMGVALLVWAVQALAAYGGGDRMLMAASGARKIQKADHPQLFNVVEEMSIAAGLPKPPDVYIIEDMGLNAFAAGRSPEHASVAVTAGLLGKLNRDQLQGVIAHEISHIVHRDVLFMTMMGVMAGTIIMLTDLFFRVTWHSARMSSTRRYSSSRNKGGGYQLVLLAVALVLMILAPLLAQLIYFACSRRREYLADAGGAVFTRYPEGLASALEIISGKAALENTNRVIAPMYIINPLESGKRMFASLSSTHPPVEKRIAILRGMAGGVSYKKYAESWGRMEGARAARMPAAALAESERPQVAPAGAGLGPVETFPGAVAPAVQPVPAVETPEVRVARARQAGDLLRKLNQFRFIDCACGLRFKIPPEYPHARVKCPRCGAVHQVMDVKTG